The genomic DNA TTAGCTTCTACtctgacaaaaaaaaaaaaaagggggcgaaataaattaaaataaaaggaggGTGTTACACAAATAATTTAGTTCtttctaatttttatttgtccatttttctactttttattattatatatacttaataaattTAGTCGCTAAATGTATGTTGGCTAGTTTAATTAAATGGGTATGTAAAATATTGCAGCGCTTGAAACTGCTGTCATAAAAATGACAAACCTGGTAAGGcgtaaaacaaataaaaaataaaatgaaaatttgaagaaattcataatatgatttaaaaaaaaaaagtatttaccacattgtaatttttaagaaCGGTTGGTATAAACTCTTTTTCACTTATTTCGATATAAACAccatctttttttaattcctgttttttctattcacaaaaaaaagaacaaataaggaaaatataataagaatattaaatGTGAATGTACTGTAGTATGCGGCatacttttcattttgtctataattttgtttatatattctgACAATTTTgatcattttttcttcattttacCTTAAGTTGTGTTAATCTTTTTTCCCTCCATTTCCTTATTTCCTCCTCATCACTATTTTCATTTGCTACAAAAGTTTACATTGAAAATCTTTGCTTTTTCACTTTGTGGTCAAGTTTATTTTCACACCGCATACTTCCGCATGTACCCGTATGTACATTTacgaaaatatatacatgtatatacataaatgtttacatgtacatgAGAGATACTCTCAAGTtgtttcaatttttttttgcatactTAAAGATGAACTCTTTACGTCCTTCTGTTCATCCATCCATTGTCCATGGAGTCCATTATCTACATGCTGTCTTTTCTCTTCAACGAATTTACGTTCGTTTGCAAGGTTTTCTTTAGCTTTTTCCTGTAATATTTAAAGGAAGAAAGAAGGTAAATAGTTTATAAGGAATTTCCTCGACTAAATTGTTtctatactttttttttctttagttGTTATTgcatgttattatatatatacacatataagtGTACGTGCATGttttatgtgtgtatatatattcatagtTATGTATGACTAATGTGAGGGTTGCACATATATccgttaatttattttttggaatcatcttttaattttatttaattaaattattttatttaataaaaataattctaatcTATGTTTTCTCTTCAAGgtttatttcttttgttgaaaatgacaaaaattatatacttaaaaaaaaaagtaataacattaaaatatctTGATATTgttaaattatgtatttgttACTAAATAAAGTCattaaactaaaaaatgGGGTATACGTtgttaaatgaagaaaaaagtaataagGCACATACTTAAGGATGTATGTACGaacatacgtatgtattgtacatacatatatacatatatatatatatataatatactcatataaaagtatatgttcatgtatatacaatatatgcacatataaaataatataagagCTAAGTAACAGATGTGGTATAATAAATGTTtgatatgaaaaatgaagcaaaaataaatatataaattcaaattctatgaaattaaattaaaataaaaaaattaattggaAGAAAGTCTACATAAGTTcactaaataattatatgatattcattatgtaataaattctacaataataaaaaaacatatgatTAACTTGGAttaatgtaaattatatatatagtatgcAATAATAAGGATACGTATTATAATGGAAAATAATTTCACGATTTCACAATTTTctgaattttatatttaaactaATGCTTATTGTAACTGTaagtgtatttattttttatgataaataaaataattagcacgcgaattttcattttgtgaCATTAAATAactgtaatatattattttttcatttgcttgaataaattatattccctttaaaaaattgtgtgATTTGGTGGaccaaatatatatacatgcgcatgtatatatatatatatatatgtattttatttatttttttttattattattaacatatgGTATTCCAAGGAAATTTTAAGTGTcccaatttttcttttctttttttttttaaagaatattaaaagccaactttttttaaaaaaaaaaaaaaggtaaccACAtttagaatttaaaaaaacaaatcaaTTATACGAATTTCTTAATTTGACAAATTATGTTATTACTTATGTCCTTAtcttttgttaattttttttttttttctctctacTGGAAAAGCTTGTTCTCCACTCTTCTAGAGGAAAAGCCTAAAATGGgagaacaaaaaagaaacaaaaaaatgcacagaataataaataaaaaaatcaggggaattacaaaataatgaaaggagttaattttgttattttttggaaaaaagtataaactCCTTTGAGGAAGTATAacacatatgtgtatttgtgcatatttacaattttgttatttttctcAATTATTGTGGTTACTTGAAGTTTTGTTAAGCATCTcagaataaatttattaattaataagccaattaaaaaggaaaatatcaTTTGTGTGTAAAATCCGTCAATAAGTATACACTTCcctaaaaaaaatgatacattttagttatatattaatatatgtgtgAGCTTGGGTATATTGTGTATAGAGTATGAGAAAACTGCTCCTGAAAGATAAAACCATTTATATTACTACACAAATATACGAAATAATTTGCTttgaagttaaaaaaatatgggcACATTTTACCTCCATAGCAAAATGTTTTGTCCGTGTAATCAAGCAgccataaaaatatagttgaccactaaaaaaagataaaaagaaaaatgtgaTCTTCGTTTGGTGTAGGAGTAAAAGATGAAATAGACACAAGAATGAAActgtaattatattttaaaataaaaaaaaaaaaaaaaaaattgaattttgATTATGCATTTTCGTGTATTACATGAGACccaatattatttatggtATTTAAAAAGGTCATGTACGTTCCACCAATTTGGGGATCGGATATTATATTCTGAAAACTcatctacaaaaaaaaaaaaaattaaataagatATAGATAcacatttaaattttgataTAGATGCACATAGATTTGTGCATATGTAAGTAGGTGtgtagtaatatttttatttagcaTTATAATTTCAAAGTATGTACCTTTCTTCTCATTTTAGCATATTATGCCATTTgattatacacatatatatatatatatatatatatatacacataagtatatgtatatataagtgtgAGACGAATATGCAGGTGAACTCAAATGTGTTGTTCACATATGCTTTAGACTTTTCTTACCGAGGAAACTGTCATCAAATCTACACAAAAATGGTTAAACAGTTGAgctataaatatgtatatgtaatagGAGTAAAAGTTAATTTGGGAGAGCTCCGATTTGTTggaatacatatattgaGTGAGTGGTAATAAAGAtgataaaatgatatttGAAAAGtatcttaatatatatccaaaataataaacttttaagggttttatattttgtattattctGCCTATAATTGCTGATGATATAATTGACATAGGTATAAAGAATGGATTAAAAAGTGCAAACTCTTCTTTTGTTATGcctttttttaacattttaaaatttgttccAACTTCAACTGATGCAAATGGTAAAcgatttattaaaaataaaattataaatattttcatgggtggtaaaaataacaattcgtataaatttttataagtgTCTTTTGCATTTGCAAATTCGTTTTcgtctttatttttattatttaaatatttcatttcttctgtttttcttttctcattttcatcatttatttcttttttaaaaaaagtacatatggttaaaattaaaatgaatgtgccccaaaattttagaaaaatactCATATCAACAAAAGGTTGAAATGATGGGTATATTATGTCCATATTATTGTGTAAAGTTTTGTAATAATCGGATTGATTAAATATTAAGTGCATACATCTCAcatatttcttaaatatataaaagcatatatttttgttatttagtGTCAAAAACGACAATTGCGAT from Plasmodium brasilianum strain Bolivian I chromosome 10, whole genome shotgun sequence includes the following:
- a CDS encoding phosducin-like protein 2, which codes for MIPKNKLTDICATLTLEKAKENLANERKFVEEKRQHVDNGLHGQWMDEQKDVKSSSLTNENSDEEEIRKWREKRLTQLKKKQELKKDGVYIEISEKEFIPTVLKNYNVVCHFYDSSFKRCNILHTHLIKLANIHLATKFIKVEANNCQFFMNKLNIKILPSLCLFIEGVLIKTCIGFEDFGNKDNFKTKDLEGFLFKKKLINNMEYNESDEDV
- a CDS encoding acetyl-CoA transporter gives rise to the protein MTKSICENIDTNLRERMQKYDIKNGNYYKVPKKNHDFYNVIFLLLLYTIQGIIYIHNNFNELFFRSVPIGVSSVVPLVIQDKVSYSQLSMLSLVSIPFSLKLLWAPIVDSVYNKKIGRRKSWIIPLQLFCSLSMMLYSSHVSIWLGEKDSNINLYFLTAFFFVLFFLMATQDIAVDGWALTMLSEENKGLASTCNILGQNIGYCISQLSFLTLNNKNICFYIFKKYVRCMHLIFNQSDYYKTLHNNMDIIYPSFQPFVDMSIFLKFWGTFILILTICTFFKKEINDENEKRKTEEMKYLNNKNKDENEFANAKDTYKNLYELLFLPPMKIFIILFLINRLPFASVEVGTNFKMLKKGITKEEFALFNPFFIPMSIISSAIIGRIIQNIKPLKVYYFGYILRYFSNIILSSLLPLTQYMYSNKSELSQINFYSYYIYIFIAQLFNHFCVDLMTVSSMSFQNIISDPQIGGTYMTFLNTINNIGSHWSTIFLWLLDYTDKTFCYGGKCILIDGFYTQMIFSFLIGLLINKFILRCLTKLQAFPLEEWRTSFSSREKKKKN